A part of Halobaculum sp. MBLA0143 genomic DNA contains:
- a CDS encoding molybdopterin-dependent oxidoreductase, giving the protein MSRLDGLVRAAPPPAVVDWLIGGCVAFEVGSGLVSFTVGTPDGAWLVWLHALVGVTLVGLLAFKLARVRHRVLGRVSWDRQTPLSILMAVVALASLATGVFWTVGGNVPIWGWTTLNLHVGLGLLLAPLLLVHLRARFRLPRRTDLDRRAAMRTGATLAAGAVAWRVTETTDRLLDGASRRFTGSKPTADLYDTETEGGRFPVTSWVADDPDPVDRDAWRLRVDGHVADPVSLSADDLAPDRSLTATLDCTSGWYTVQEWRGVRVGDLLASVEPTDEARYVRFVSVTGYRWSLPLEEARDALLATHVGDDRLSHGHGAPARLVAPGRRGFQWVKWIERVEVRREPDPAQWVVTLVSGFD; this is encoded by the coding sequence GTGTCACGACTCGACGGACTCGTTCGGGCCGCGCCGCCGCCGGCAGTCGTCGACTGGCTGATCGGCGGCTGTGTCGCGTTCGAGGTCGGCTCCGGGCTCGTCTCCTTCACCGTGGGGACGCCCGACGGCGCGTGGCTCGTCTGGCTCCACGCGCTCGTCGGGGTGACGCTCGTCGGACTCCTCGCGTTCAAGCTCGCACGAGTGCGCCACCGCGTGCTGGGACGGGTGTCGTGGGACCGCCAGACCCCCCTCTCGATCCTGATGGCCGTCGTCGCCCTGGCCTCGCTCGCCACGGGGGTCTTCTGGACCGTCGGCGGCAACGTCCCGATCTGGGGGTGGACGACGCTCAACCTCCACGTCGGGCTGGGGCTGTTGCTCGCTCCGTTGCTCCTCGTCCACCTCCGGGCCCGGTTCCGGCTCCCGCGGCGGACGGATCTGGACCGGCGGGCCGCGATGCGGACGGGGGCGACGCTGGCGGCCGGTGCGGTCGCCTGGCGCGTGACGGAGACGACGGACAGACTGCTCGACGGCGCGAGCCGACGCTTCACCGGGTCGAAGCCGACGGCGGACCTGTACGACACGGAGACGGAGGGCGGGCGATTCCCGGTCACCTCTTGGGTGGCGGACGATCCGGACCCGGTCGACCGCGACGCGTGGCGGCTCCGCGTCGACGGTCACGTCGCCGACCCGGTGTCGCTGTCGGCCGACGACCTGGCGCCGGATCGGTCGTTGACCGCGACACTCGACTGCACGAGCGGCTGGTACACGGTCCAGGAGTGGCGCGGTGTCCGGGTCGGGGACCTCCTCGCGTCCGTCGAACCCACCGACGAGGCGCGGTACGTCCGGTTCGTCTCCGTCACGGGCTACCGGTGGTCGCTGCCGTTGGAGGAGGCGCGCGACGCCCTCCTGGCGACGCACGTCGGCGACGACCGGCTGTCACACGGCCACGGCGCGCCGGCGCGGCTCGTCGCTCCCGGTCGCCGCGGG